Genomic segment of Panicum virgatum strain AP13 chromosome 9N, P.virgatum_v5, whole genome shotgun sequence:
TgttcatatatatacatgtcGTCGATCATTCAGTATATGAACTATTAAAATGGAGAAAAATATTTCATATGCAAAGCAAGCATACAAAGAAATTAAGGTTTTCAGATATATAATTCACTGTTCTAGAAAGGAAAATCGGTTTGATTCTTGGCAAAAAATCCAAAGAATTTCTCGTGCATGGCACAAACTATACAAACTAAACACTACGCGATACACacttcctgttttttttttctgatttacAAATAAGCATACACAGATTCCCAAACAATACAAAATGATCGATAGTTTTGGCTTAATCTCATGTACACAGCCCAATTAAGAAACCATGCAAAAACTCCAGATGAAGCACAGGAGTAACTtgacaaaaatatatatatataccggGGAGTATCAGGAGCTAGCGATGAAGAGCCGATCGTTCGAGGAAACCGGGCATGGTGTCGGCATCCGACGAGAGAATTTCAGAAGAATACCCACTTGGAAGCCGTCTTCTCCTTCATGGTCTTGGAGTGGAagagatcgccgccgccgccgctgtcgccgtcgccggcatgcCGCCGCTTCTCCGCGCCGACGAGCCTCGACAGGAACCTCccgatcttcttcttcttgccggtcttcttcttcttcacctcaCCCTTATTCCCCTTCGCCGACGGttccctccccgccgcctctGCTTGCCTCCCCGCGGGCTGCTTCCTGATAGAGGTCGGCATCAGCGGCTGCGAGAAGGCCGCGACGTTGACGAAGGAGGCGCCGTTGGAGGGCGCCCCGCCGAGGACGTGGACGGAGCTGACGTCCGCCgagagcgcggcggcgtggtggggcGGCGGGGACGAGCCCCCGGAGGAGTAGGGCGATGTCGtcgccgacgaggaggaggcgcgcgtgGTGGTggtcgccgaggaggaggcggagaggtGCGCGAGGCGGTCGCGAAGGCAGGAGGGGCAGACGCCCTTGGACATCCGGTGCTCCGGGTGCCGCTTGCACCGGTCCTCCCACTCGGACCGCCGCATGATGGCTGAAACCTCCCGGCCGGCGCTAGCAGTAGCAGCTCGTGTCCGTCGTCTCGCTGCCGCGCGTGCTGGGTGCCCCGGTGGGGTGTTAATTAGGGTTTACGCGCGCTGTTCGCGGTTGGCGACGGGCGTGGGCGCGTGGCGGGGAAGAGGAGGTGGCTGCCGGTGCTGCGTTGCCGcgcggggggaggaggaggtgaagaAGCCGTGCGTGCGAGTCCGTTGAGCTAGGAAAGTGGGGCGGGGGGAAGGTTGTTGGAAAAGGGCGGGGGACCTGTGTTGCGCGAGCTGGTATGTCGATGGCTTCGTTTTGTTTCCGTTCTAAAGCCGCGCGTTTTTTTTGTTTCGTGATTTTTTTATATCGCTTAGTGATTCAATTTTGTTTGCCTTGTTTGGAGACTTTTCTGGAAATGAATGTGCCAACAATAGCACAGGGGAGTTATCTGGAGGGCGGATGTGTAAAAAGCACCCACGTTCTATTTTGTTATTATGGCAAGTGAACTGTGAAaacaccagctcctcctgcgCCGCACGGGCGAGGCGGCACCGGTCGTCGTCCCCCGTGTTCGGCGTGGGTTCAGACTTTGAGACAGCC
This window contains:
- the LOC120687204 gene encoding uncharacterized protein LOC120687204, translating into MRRSEWEDRCKRHPEHRMSKGVCPSCLRDRLAHLSASSSATTTTRASSSSATTSPYSSGGSSPPPHHAAALSADVSSVHVLGGAPSNGASFVNVAAFSQPLMPTSIRKQPAGRQAEAAGREPSAKGNKGEVKKKKTGKKKKIGRFLSRLVGAEKRRHAGDGDSGGGGDLFHSKTMKEKTASKWVFF